In a single window of the Zea mays cultivar B73 chromosome 5, Zm-B73-REFERENCE-NAM-5.0, whole genome shotgun sequence genome:
- the LOC100277660 gene encoding uncharacterized protein LOC100277660: MAADAEADELVAAAAGIICSMRGADLAGWTPPWLRRTEPARDGELVWPAVARGKRSRRRSPSAGSSGKARWGRASPASPLDYSGGSGSGSAASTSGGEDGGFSSLAHRPGPATKVGANERPHATFPTPLPRPTGQRPQKKLRLPEIQQLLQSLAVENESLREEMRDLQRACKALSKENDKLETRLGQSISQNEVTLKEQKGKQQLDQQSVMQSARDSFVLPDLNLPPQDSADVSTVH, from the exons ATGGCAGCCGACGCGGAAGCCGACGAGCTCGTGGCCGCTGCGGCCGGCATCATCTGCTCGATGCGCGGGGCCGACCTCGCCGGGTGGACGCCGCCGTGGTTGCGTAGGACGGAGCCGGCGCGGGACGGGGAGCTGGTGTGGCCGGCGGTGGCGCGGGGGAAACGCTCGCGCCGCCGCTCGCCGTCCGCGGGCTCCTCGGGCAAGGCGAGGTGGGGCAGGGCCAGCCCGGCGTCGCCGCTGGACTACAGCGGTGGCTCCGGCTCCGGTTCCGCCGCGTCCACCAGCGGCGGTGAGGACGGCGGCTTCTCCTCCCTGGCCCACCGACCCGGACCGGCGACCAAG GTGGGGGCCAACGAGCGGCCGCATGCTACCTTTCCGACCCCGCTTCCACGCCCCACCGGTCAGCGACCACAGAAGAAATTG AGGCTACCGGAGATCCAGCAGCTGCTTCAGTCTCTCGCCGTGGAGAACGAGAGCCTCCGCGAG GAGATGCGGGATTTACAGAGAGCTTGCAAGGCGCTGTCGAAAGAAAACGACAAGCTTGAG ACAAGGTTAGGGCAATCAATCTCTCAGAATGAAGTCACTTTAAAGGAGCAGAAAGGAAAGCAACAACTTGATCAGCAGTCGGTTATGCAGTCCGCACGAGACAGCTTCGTGCTACCAGATCTCAATCTCCCCCCACAGGACTCTGCCGATGTTTCAACAGTTCATTGA